From the genome of Oryza glaberrima chromosome 1, OglaRS2, whole genome shotgun sequence:
GGATTTCAGCTACAATCGATTTGAAGGGCAACTGCCCACATCATTAGTTGCTTGCAAAAACTTGGTGGTACTTGACGTTGGGAACAATCAAATTGGAGGCTCTTTTCCATGTTGGATGCATCTTCTTCCTAAACTCCAAGTCCTTGTCCTGAAGTCCAATAAGTTCTACGGACAGTTGGGGCCTACTCTTACCAAAGATGAAGACAGTTGTGAATTACAATATCTCCGAATTCTTGATCTAGCTTCAAACAATTTCTCAGGCATATTGCCTGGCGGATGGTTTAGTAAACTAAAATCCATGATGTCAGTCTCCAGTAATGAGACATTGGTCATGAAAGATGGAGATATGTACGGTGGCACATTTTACCATAAACCATATATTTTTACTACTAGAGTTACATATAAAGGACTGGACTTGACGTTTACTAAGATCTTAAAGACCCTTGTACTAATTGATGTCTCAAATAATAGATTCCATGGCAGCATTCCTGAAACTATTGCCACACTAAGCATGCTCAGTAGTCTCAACATGTCACATAATGCTATTACAGGACCAATTCCCAACCAGCTTGCTAGTCTGCATCAACTTGAGTCTTTGGACCTCTCATCAAATAAGCTTTCTGGGGAGATCCCTAAAAAATTAGCATCCTTGGACTTCCTATCAACATTGAACCTATCCGATAATATGCTGGAGGGAAGAATACCGGAGTCCCCTCATTTCTTGACACTCCCCAATAGTTCATTTATACGAAATGCTGGTTTGTGTGGGCCTCCATTGTCGAATGAATGCAGTAACAAATCAACATCAAATGTGATGCCACACCTTTCTGAAGAGAAATCTGCAGACATTATACTATTTCTCTTTGTTGGATTGGGTTTTGGTGTTGGGTTTGCTATTGCAATTGTAGTGAGGAAACCTTGCATTGGCAAATACTCTTGATGGAATCCAcccttttttatatttatatgtttaGGAGTTTGCCAGTCTGCTTCTCCTTGTAAATTTAGCTGTAAttatagctagctagcctgtATGGTTTAT
Proteins encoded in this window:
- the LOC127772829 gene encoding receptor-like protein 41; the protein is MHLLPKLQVLVLKSNKFYGQLGPTLTKDEDSCELQYLRILDLASNNFSGILPGGWFSKLKSMMSVSSNETLVMKDGDMYGGTFYHKPYIFTTRVTYKGLDLTFTKILKTLVLIDVSNNRFHGSIPETIATLSMLSSLNMSHNAITGPIPNQLASLHQLESLDLSSNKLSGEIPKKLASLDFLSTLNLSDNMLEGRIPESPHFLTLPNSSFIRNAGLCGPPLSNECSNKSTSNVMPHLSEEKSADIILFLFVGLGFGVGFAIAIVVRKPCIGKYS